From the genome of Trueperaceae bacterium, one region includes:
- a CDS encoding arginine--tRNA ligase encodes MDDVVIALQRALEAAATAVGAPGTNVQVQEVPDGRPGDYGSPVAFALAKTLGKNPAAIAADVVAALNLPAGVAEARAVGPYINFHLDPAGFVRQVALEPRRPSAERLKVVVEHTSVNPNKEAHVGHLRNTVLGDASARILAAVGHDVEVQNYIDDTGRQAAESIFAVTYFNARYSPETDRKYDHWLGELYVRLSAAKERDGEAIERGVNEVMHRLERGELRREVERVLKAQLETYHSLGVEYDLLVWESDIVQGGLLRRGLDVMEESPHVSRPDSGKYAGALVMDVSEFLPGLEESLVVLVRSDGNAMYVAKDIGYQFWKAGLFDGLTFERFAQQPSGRPLYTSSQHGELHPDGRSFAHADEIINVIDVRQSHPQTIVRTALALSGTPEGVRAFENSHHLAYEVVTLEGQAMSGRRGITLSIDEVAEEATRRARAVVEEKNPGLADVDQVARQVGIGALRFGMLKGEAKKVIDFRWEQALSLQGDSAPYVQYAHARACSILRAAQVAGIDLETALAGADFARLGQLEVRLARVIRRFPEVVEGAATALAPHQVAQYALDLATAWNGYYNHKGEDGRPDTQVMRAEEGLREARLLLVDRVRATLAAALGLLGIAAPEQM; translated from the coding sequence ATGGACGACGTCGTCATCGCCTTGCAGCGCGCGCTTGAAGCAGCAGCCACCGCCGTCGGAGCTCCGGGTACCAACGTCCAGGTGCAGGAAGTGCCGGACGGCCGGCCCGGCGATTACGGCAGCCCCGTGGCCTTCGCGCTCGCCAAGACGCTCGGCAAGAACCCGGCGGCCATCGCCGCCGACGTCGTCGCGGCGCTGAACCTGCCGGCCGGCGTGGCGGAGGCGAGGGCGGTGGGGCCGTACATCAACTTCCACCTCGACCCGGCCGGGTTCGTCCGCCAGGTCGCCCTCGAGCCGCGCCGCCCGAGTGCCGAGCGCCTCAAGGTCGTCGTCGAGCACACGAGCGTCAACCCGAACAAGGAAGCGCACGTCGGCCACCTGCGCAACACGGTCCTCGGCGACGCGAGCGCGCGCATCCTCGCGGCCGTCGGGCACGACGTCGAGGTCCAGAACTACATCGATGACACCGGCCGGCAGGCGGCAGAGAGCATCTTCGCCGTCACGTACTTCAACGCGCGCTACTCGCCCGAGACGGACCGCAAGTACGACCATTGGCTCGGCGAGCTGTACGTCCGGCTCTCTGCCGCGAAGGAGCGCGACGGCGAGGCCATCGAGCGCGGCGTCAACGAGGTCATGCACCGCCTGGAGCGGGGCGAGCTGCGCCGGGAGGTCGAGCGCGTGCTCAAGGCGCAGCTCGAGACCTATCACTCCCTCGGGGTCGAGTACGACCTGCTCGTCTGGGAGTCTGACATCGTCCAGGGCGGGTTGCTGCGGCGGGGGCTCGACGTGATGGAGGAGAGCCCGCACGTGTCGCGCCCCGACTCCGGCAAGTACGCGGGTGCGCTCGTCATGGACGTCAGCGAGTTCCTGCCCGGGTTGGAGGAGTCGCTCGTCGTCCTCGTTCGGTCTGACGGCAACGCCATGTACGTGGCGAAGGACATCGGCTATCAGTTCTGGAAGGCGGGCCTGTTCGACGGGCTGACGTTCGAGCGCTTCGCGCAGCAGCCGAGCGGCCGGCCCCTTTACACGTCGAGCCAGCACGGCGAGCTGCACCCGGACGGCCGGTCGTTCGCTCACGCGGACGAGATCATCAACGTGATCGACGTCCGCCAGAGCCACCCGCAGACCATCGTGCGGACGGCCCTCGCGCTGTCGGGCACCCCCGAGGGCGTTCGTGCGTTCGAGAACTCGCACCACCTCGCTTACGAGGTCGTCACGCTCGAAGGCCAGGCCATGAGCGGCCGCAGGGGCATCACGCTGTCCATCGACGAGGTGGCCGAGGAGGCCACCCGCCGAGCCCGCGCCGTGGTGGAGGAGAAGAACCCCGGACTGGCGGACGTCGACCAGGTCGCGAGGCAGGTCGGCATCGGGGCGCTGCGCTTCGGGATGCTGAAGGGCGAGGCCAAGAAGGTCATCGACTTCCGGTGGGAGCAGGCGTTGTCGTTGCAGGGCGACTCGGCGCCGTACGTTCAGTACGCCCACGCCCGCGCCTGCAGCATCCTGAGGGCCGCCCAAGTCGCCGGTATCGACCTGGAGACCGCGCTGGCGGGAGCGGACTTCGCCCGCCTCGGCCAACTCGAGGTGCGCTTGGCGCGTGTGATACGGCGGTTCCCGGAGGTGGTGGAGGGGGCCGCCACCGCCCTCGCCCCGCACCAGGTCGCGCAGTACGCGCTGGACCTGGCGACGGCCTGGAACGGCTACTACAACCACAAGGGGGAGGACGGCCGGCCCGACACGCAGGTCATGCGCGCCGAGGAAGGCCTGCGCGAGGCGCGCCTGCTGCTCGTGGACCGGGTGCGCGCCACGCTCGCAGCCGCGTTGGGGCTGCTCGGGATTGCGGCGCCGGAGCAGATGTAG
- a CDS encoding FAD-binding protein — MSSSPWRAPEATDGRLREPLAPPEPASPNAELARRLRAVVKGEVRFDALARALYATDASPYRISPVGVVVPLDEDDVRAAVRVAHELKVPVLPRGGGTSLAGQTVAAALVIDMSKHLTALLELNVQERWVRVQPGLVRDQLNAKLAEHALQFTPDVATTDRANVGGMVANNSAGTRSIKYGKSVDQVMEARVLLVDGTELELKPLTGSDLTAKLTAPGREGELYRAVHALVAENADEIAERYPKVMRRVGGYNLDELTHAGAAGQRPFNLAKLVSGSEGTLALILELKLALHPVPRRRVVTMLHFRTLTAAFEAVKFVNRHGPSAVEIIDRDLIVLGRENPAMAPMMGWVVDDPEAVLLVEFDGEDLAECRRALARLEADPDVAALAYAAYLAEDPKQQKEISDFRRDGLGIYATMPGAAKPTPFIEDAAIPVEHLAKYIPEVIAVCERHGTRAVFYAHASVGVIHVRPLLDLKDEAGITRFQAISEEVFDLVVKYGGSWSGEHGDGLIRSYQNRRLFGDRLYEAFIGVKRAFDPDWLMNPGKIVEAPAMTESLRYGTDYPAVELPTVFDFSEQGGFLGAVEACTGVGACRKVGVGTMCPSYMGTRDEDNSTRGRANVLREALTGGLPGGPTSDDVYQVLDLCLECKACKSECPSRVDMAKLKYEWLQHYYDVKGTPLAARAMGNVGRVAPLAQALAPVANFFLPLKPVRWLLEKTVGVDERRVLPSYAPRRFDAWFRRRTRPTPGTLGKVALFADTWTMFNQPEVGQAAVAVLERIGYDVELVPYGCCGRPQISKGLAREAQRMARSNVAALHEYVARGVPVVGLEPSCVAAFTDDYPDLVPGEETLAVAGNVRMLEEFLAKEWTSGRFKPADVFRKGAGAVQFHGHCQQKAVLPASASATKALLGWISDDVRVLDAGCCGMAGSFGYSHHDLSMTIGEQRLFPAVREFEGETAAPGFSCRHQVSDGTGKTASHPVELLARNLK, encoded by the coding sequence ATGTCGAGCAGCCCGTGGAGAGCACCGGAAGCCACTGACGGGCGCCTCCGCGAACCCTTGGCGCCGCCGGAGCCCGCGAGCCCGAACGCCGAGCTCGCGCGGCGCCTTAGAGCCGTCGTCAAGGGCGAGGTGCGCTTCGACGCCCTCGCGCGGGCGCTGTACGCCACCGACGCCAGCCCGTACCGCATCTCCCCCGTTGGGGTCGTGGTCCCGCTCGACGAGGACGACGTCAGGGCCGCGGTGCGCGTCGCGCACGAGCTCAAGGTCCCCGTCCTACCTCGGGGCGGCGGCACGAGCCTGGCCGGTCAGACGGTGGCGGCCGCCCTCGTCATCGACATGTCCAAGCACCTGACGGCGCTCCTCGAGTTGAACGTGCAGGAGCGGTGGGTCAGGGTGCAGCCCGGGCTCGTTCGCGATCAGCTCAACGCCAAGCTCGCCGAGCACGCGCTGCAGTTCACCCCGGACGTCGCCACGACCGACAGGGCCAACGTGGGCGGCATGGTCGCGAACAACTCGGCCGGCACCCGCTCCATCAAGTACGGCAAGAGCGTCGATCAGGTCATGGAGGCCCGGGTCCTGCTCGTCGACGGCACGGAGTTGGAGCTGAAGCCGCTGACGGGGTCCGACCTCACGGCCAAGTTGACGGCGCCAGGCCGGGAAGGCGAGCTCTACCGGGCCGTCCATGCGCTGGTCGCCGAGAACGCCGACGAGATCGCGGAGCGCTACCCGAAGGTCATGCGCCGCGTCGGCGGCTACAACCTCGACGAGCTGACGCACGCGGGAGCGGCGGGCCAGCGCCCGTTCAACCTCGCCAAGCTCGTATCGGGCAGCGAGGGCACGCTGGCGCTCATCCTCGAGCTCAAGCTGGCGCTGCACCCTGTACCGAGGCGCCGCGTCGTGACCATGCTCCACTTCCGCACCCTCACGGCCGCGTTCGAGGCGGTGAAGTTCGTGAACAGGCACGGCCCCTCGGCCGTCGAGATCATCGACCGCGACCTCATCGTGCTCGGGCGCGAGAACCCGGCCATGGCCCCGATGATGGGTTGGGTGGTGGACGACCCCGAGGCCGTCCTCCTCGTCGAGTTCGACGGCGAGGACCTGGCAGAGTGCCGCCGCGCCCTCGCGCGCCTGGAGGCCGACCCTGACGTGGCCGCGCTGGCGTACGCCGCCTACCTGGCCGAGGACCCGAAGCAGCAGAAGGAGATCTCCGACTTCCGGCGCGACGGCCTCGGGATCTACGCCACGATGCCCGGCGCCGCCAAGCCGACGCCGTTCATCGAGGACGCCGCCATCCCCGTCGAGCACCTCGCCAAGTACATCCCCGAGGTCATCGCGGTGTGCGAGCGCCACGGCACCAGGGCCGTGTTCTACGCGCACGCGTCCGTCGGCGTCATCCACGTGCGACCGCTGCTCGACCTCAAGGACGAGGCGGGCATAACGAGGTTCCAGGCCATCAGCGAGGAGGTCTTCGACCTCGTGGTGAAGTACGGCGGCTCATGGAGCGGCGAGCACGGCGACGGCCTCATCCGCTCGTATCAGAACCGCCGCCTGTTCGGCGACAGGCTGTACGAGGCGTTCATCGGGGTGAAGCGCGCCTTCGACCCGGACTGGCTAATGAACCCCGGGAAGATCGTCGAGGCGCCCGCGATGACGGAGAGCCTCCGGTACGGGACCGACTACCCGGCCGTCGAGCTGCCGACCGTGTTCGATTTCTCCGAGCAGGGCGGCTTCCTCGGCGCCGTCGAGGCGTGCACGGGCGTCGGCGCGTGCCGCAAGGTCGGCGTCGGGACGATGTGCCCGTCCTACATGGGCACGCGCGACGAGGACAACTCCACACGCGGACGCGCGAACGTGCTCCGCGAGGCGCTCACCGGCGGCCTGCCGGGCGGACCGACGAGCGACGACGTCTACCAGGTCCTCGACCTCTGCCTCGAATGCAAGGCGTGCAAGTCCGAGTGCCCCAGCCGCGTGGACATGGCCAAGCTCAAGTACGAGTGGCTGCAGCACTACTACGACGTCAAGGGCACGCCGCTGGCCGCGCGAGCCATGGGCAACGTCGGGCGGGTGGCGCCGCTGGCCCAGGCGCTCGCGCCCGTCGCCAACTTCTTCCTGCCGCTCAAGCCAGTGCGCTGGCTCCTGGAGAAGACCGTCGGGGTGGACGAGCGCCGCGTACTACCCAGCTACGCCCCGCGGCGCTTCGACGCCTGGTTCCGCCGCCGCACTCGGCCCACCCCGGGCACGCTCGGCAAGGTGGCGCTCTTCGCCGACACCTGGACGATGTTCAACCAGCCCGAGGTCGGCCAGGCCGCCGTGGCCGTGCTGGAGCGCATCGGCTACGACGTCGAGCTCGTGCCGTACGGCTGTTGCGGCCGGCCGCAGATCAGCAAGGGGCTGGCGCGCGAGGCGCAGCGCATGGCGCGGAGCAACGTGGCGGCGCTGCACGAGTACGTCGCGCGCGGCGTGCCGGTGGTCGGCCTCGAGCCGAGCTGCGTGGCGGCGTTCACGGACGACTACCCCGACCTGGTCCCCGGCGAGGAGACGCTCGCCGTGGCGGGCAACGTGCGGATGCTGGAGGAGTTCCTCGCCAAAGAGTGGACGAGCGGCCGCTTCAAGCCGGCCGACGTGTTCCGGAAGGGCGCCGGCGCCGTGCAGTTCCACGGCCACTGCCAGCAGAAGGCCGTGCTGCCCGCCAGCGCCAGCGCCACGAAGGCGCTACTGGGGTGGATCAGCGACGACGTGCGCGTGCTCGACGCCGGCTGCTGCGGCATGGCAGGCTCGTTCGGCTACTCGCACCACGACCTGAGCATGACCATCGGCGAGCAGCGCCTCTTCCCCGCCGTGCGCGAGTTCGAAGGCGAGACGGCGGCACCGGGCTTCTCGTGTCGGCATCAGGTCAGTGACGGGACGGGCAAGACGGCGAGTCACCCCGTGGAGTTACTGGCGCGCAACCTCAAGTAA
- the lon gene encoding endopeptidase La, giving the protein MSEVTNRPDFTAPIPVCPVRGSVLYPTMVMPIDAGRPVSIRAINAALDRDRTIVIVSQKDRDVEEPAPKDLYEVGTACNIMRMKKNPDGSIQMLVRAFARVKVLEYSGSELIEARVEPIEVPVGDAVELEAAFRELREKFRELVEGGSRNVQNEVAQFVLNLEDPGQFADYVAYHLDFRLADKQSVLEAPTLAERIKHVLLLIDTEIELQETQRRLQREVKEEIDRNQREYFLREQIKALQKELSGSDDEEDEVEAFREKLQALELPEAVMKEAQRELNRLSRMHPDSAEASVIRTYLTSIVELPWNTRSEDRLDMRKAEEILDADHYGLEKVKDRVLEYLAVRKLKSERAAKGELDAFEVNKGPILVFVGPPGVGKTSIAQSIAKALGREYVRISLGGARDESDIRGHRRTYIGAMPGRIIQGIRQAGAKNPVFLLDEVDKLGSSYQGDPSSALLEVLDPAQNSNFVDHYLGVPFDLSEVLFIATANYVQQIPEALLDRMEAIEFSSYIEQEKLEIAKRYLVPRQLVENGLKPKQVDLTDGALARVITSYTREAGVRNLERLIGTLCRKAARRIADGEAKRVKITERSLEQYLGAQRFTPESEAEDNLVGVATGMYYTPVGGDILFVETSVTPGKGGLVLTGQLGDVMKESARAALTYAKTNAERFGIKRPLLDDSEIHIHIPAGATPKEGPSAGAALATSLISALTGVPIRKEVAMTGEITLRGRVLPIGGLKEKVLGAKRAGIKHIVYPSQNEADMKDIAAHLTKTLTMHPVQDLDSVLEVTLVGGLAALEARAAESRSGTTGGAPKPRRKREVVPPSGVRA; this is encoded by the coding sequence ATGTCAGAGGTCACCAACAGACCAGACTTCACGGCCCCGATCCCGGTATGCCCGGTGCGCGGGTCCGTGCTCTACCCCACCATGGTCATGCCCATCGATGCGGGCAGGCCCGTGAGCATCCGCGCCATCAACGCCGCCCTTGACCGCGACCGCACCATCGTCATCGTCAGCCAGAAGGACCGCGACGTCGAGGAGCCGGCCCCGAAGGACCTCTACGAGGTCGGCACCGCGTGCAACATCATGCGGATGAAGAAGAACCCCGACGGCTCCATCCAGATGCTCGTCAGGGCCTTCGCCCGCGTCAAGGTGCTCGAGTACTCGGGCAGCGAGCTCATCGAGGCCCGCGTCGAGCCCATCGAGGTGCCCGTCGGCGACGCGGTGGAGTTGGAGGCCGCCTTCCGCGAGCTGCGCGAGAAGTTCCGCGAGCTCGTCGAGGGGGGAAGCCGCAACGTGCAGAACGAGGTGGCGCAGTTCGTCCTCAACCTCGAGGACCCCGGGCAGTTCGCCGACTACGTCGCCTACCACCTCGACTTCCGCCTCGCCGACAAGCAGTCGGTCCTCGAGGCGCCGACCCTCGCCGAGCGCATCAAGCACGTCCTGCTCCTGATCGACACCGAGATCGAGCTCCAGGAGACCCAGCGCCGCCTGCAGCGCGAGGTCAAGGAGGAGATCGACCGGAACCAGCGCGAGTACTTCCTCCGCGAGCAGATCAAGGCCCTCCAGAAGGAGCTCTCCGGCTCCGACGACGAGGAGGACGAGGTCGAGGCGTTCCGCGAGAAGCTACAGGCGCTCGAGCTCCCCGAGGCCGTCATGAAGGAGGCGCAGCGCGAGCTGAACCGCCTCAGCCGCATGCACCCCGACTCGGCGGAGGCCTCGGTCATCCGGACCTACCTCACGTCCATCGTCGAGCTGCCGTGGAACACGCGCAGCGAGGACCGCCTCGACATGCGCAAGGCCGAGGAGATCCTCGATGCCGACCATTATGGCCTCGAGAAGGTCAAGGACCGCGTCCTCGAGTACCTGGCCGTCCGCAAGCTCAAGAGCGAGCGGGCCGCCAAGGGCGAGCTGGACGCCTTCGAGGTCAACAAGGGTCCTATCCTCGTCTTCGTCGGACCTCCCGGGGTCGGCAAGACCTCCATCGCCCAGTCCATCGCCAAGGCGCTCGGGCGCGAGTACGTGCGCATCAGCCTTGGCGGCGCGCGCGACGAATCGGACATCCGCGGCCACCGCCGCACGTACATCGGCGCCATGCCCGGCCGCATCATCCAGGGCATCCGCCAGGCCGGCGCCAAGAACCCCGTGTTCCTCCTCGACGAGGTCGACAAGCTCGGCAGCTCCTACCAGGGCGACCCCTCCTCGGCGCTCCTCGAGGTCCTCGACCCGGCCCAGAACTCCAACTTCGTCGACCACTACCTGGGCGTGCCGTTCGACCTCTCCGAGGTCCTCTTCATCGCGACGGCCAACTACGTCCAGCAGATCCCCGAGGCGCTCCTAGACCGCATGGAGGCCATCGAGTTCTCCTCCTACATCGAGCAGGAGAAGCTCGAGATCGCCAAGCGCTACCTGGTGCCGCGGCAGCTCGTCGAGAACGGCCTCAAGCCCAAGCAGGTCGACCTCACCGACGGGGCCCTGGCGCGGGTCATCACGTCCTACACGCGCGAGGCGGGCGTGCGCAACCTCGAGAGGCTCATCGGCACGCTGTGCCGGAAGGCCGCGAGGCGCATCGCGGACGGCGAGGCCAAGCGCGTGAAGATCACGGAACGCAGCCTCGAGCAGTACCTCGGCGCGCAGCGCTTCACGCCGGAGTCGGAGGCGGAGGACAACCTCGTCGGCGTCGCCACCGGCATGTACTACACCCCGGTCGGGGGCGACATCCTCTTCGTCGAGACCTCGGTCACGCCCGGCAAGGGCGGCCTCGTGCTCACGGGCCAGCTCGGCGACGTCATGAAGGAGTCGGCGCGCGCCGCCCTCACCTACGCCAAGACCAACGCCGAGCGCTTCGGCATCAAGCGCCCGCTCTTGGATGACTCTGAGATCCACATCCACATCCCCGCCGGCGCCACTCCGAAGGAGGGGCCGAGCGCCGGGGCCGCGCTCGCCACCTCGCTCATCAGCGCCCTGACGGGCGTTCCCATCCGCAAGGAAGTGGCGATGACGGGCGAGATCACGCTGCGCGGCCGCGTGCTGCCCATCGGCGGCCTGAAGGAGAAGGTCCTTGGCGCCAAGCGCGCCGGCATCAAGCACATCGTCTACCCGTCGCAGAACGAGGCGGACATGAAGGACATCGCGGCGCACCTCACGAAGACGCTGACGATGCATCCGGTCCAGGACCTCGACTCCGTGCTCGAGGTGACGCTCGTCGGCGGCCTCGCGGCGCTCGAGGCGCGGGCGGCCGAGTCGCGCTCCGGCACGACCGGCGGGGCGCCGAAGCCGCGCCGCAAGCGCGAGGTGGTACCGCCAAGCGGCGTGCGCGCCTAA
- a CDS encoding Xaa-Pro peptidase family protein has translation MTAAQDPELAGRLRTLRERLRAAGADALLVTNPPNVRYLSAFSAPEDGAVLLTQDAVTLYTDARYTTQAGQEVAIQIEVVPSIDEAVADKLAGRRLAVEGEHMTLGRNRAIARRLGSEPVAVDGFFTALRTVKSEREVAALREAARVTDEAFSAALAMMGPGVREIEVALCLESAMRLAGAEGSAFDIIVASGTRGAMPHGVASQKELAAGELVTLDFGAVVNGYHADMTRTVAVGAVGAEERRLFEAVLEAQEASLAALAPGRTGREIDAVARAALARHGLEEYFTHSLGHGTGLVIHEEPRLSKKSDTVLQPGMIVTVEPGVYLPGFTGLRIEDLAVITSDGHEVLSRSPKGFRSV, from the coding sequence GTGACGGCCGCTCAGGACCCGGAGCTGGCGGGGCGCCTGAGGACCCTCCGCGAACGCTTGCGCGCGGCGGGGGCCGACGCGCTGCTCGTGACCAACCCTCCCAACGTGCGCTACCTGTCCGCCTTCTCCGCACCCGAGGACGGCGCCGTGCTCCTGACGCAAGACGCGGTGACGCTCTACACGGACGCGCGCTACACGACCCAGGCCGGTCAAGAGGTGGCGATCCAGATCGAGGTCGTCCCCAGCATCGACGAGGCCGTGGCCGACAAGCTCGCCGGCCGGCGCCTGGCGGTCGAGGGCGAGCACATGACGCTGGGGCGCAACCGGGCCATCGCCCGCCGCCTCGGAAGCGAGCCGGTGGCCGTCGACGGCTTCTTCACCGCCCTGCGGACGGTGAAGTCGGAGCGCGAGGTCGCGGCCCTCCGGGAGGCGGCGCGCGTCACCGACGAGGCGTTCTCCGCCGCCCTGGCGATGATGGGGCCCGGCGTCCGGGAGATCGAGGTGGCCCTGTGCCTCGAGAGCGCCATGCGCTTGGCCGGGGCGGAGGGCTCGGCGTTCGACATCATCGTCGCCAGCGGCACGCGAGGCGCGATGCCCCACGGGGTCGCGTCCCAGAAGGAGCTCGCGGCAGGCGAGCTGGTGACCCTGGACTTCGGCGCGGTCGTGAACGGCTACCACGCGGACATGACCCGCACGGTGGCGGTCGGCGCCGTCGGCGCGGAAGAGCGCAGGTTGTTCGAGGCCGTCCTGGAGGCGCAGGAAGCGTCGCTTGCCGCCCTCGCGCCCGGCAGGACGGGCCGCGAGATCGACGCCGTGGCGCGAGCCGCGTTGGCCAGGCACGGCCTGGAAGAGTACTTCACGCACTCGCTCGGCCACGGCACCGGCCTCGTCATCCACGAGGAGCCGCGCCTGAGCAAGAAGAGCGACACGGTCCTCCAACCCGGCATGATCGTCACGGTCGAGCCCGGCGTCTACCTCCCGGGGTTCACGGGGCTGCGCATCGAGGACCTGGCCGTCATCACGAGCGACGGTCACGAGGTCCTCTCGAGGAGCCCGAAAGGCTTCCGCTCCGTCTGA
- the tpiA gene encoding triose-phosphate isomerase, which translates to MSRPRQLIAGNWKMNRLPSEAAAWTRELLARLGDSPAYAGELALIVPFTHLPALTQLTFGSSVSVGAQDVSAHESGAFTGEVSAAMLADLGVRYVVIGHSERRSYHAESDALVNAKTRAALAHGLVPIVCAGEKQAERDAGDAERVVLAQVRGALEGVAVDAPERLVVAYEPVWAIGTGRTATAADAAAMGAAVRAELARLYPSAGQRVRILYGGSMKPSNAAELLAQPNVDGGLIGGASLELDDYLKIAEASL; encoded by the coding sequence ATGTCCCGCCCTAGGCAACTAATCGCCGGGAACTGGAAGATGAACCGGCTCCCATCGGAAGCAGCGGCCTGGACGCGCGAGCTGCTCGCCCGCCTGGGTGATTCGCCCGCCTACGCCGGCGAACTCGCCCTGATCGTCCCCTTCACGCACCTGCCCGCACTGACCCAGCTGACTTTCGGGTCTAGCGTGTCCGTGGGGGCGCAGGACGTCAGCGCCCACGAGTCCGGCGCCTTCACGGGCGAGGTCTCCGCCGCCATGCTCGCGGACCTCGGCGTGCGCTACGTAGTCATCGGCCACTCGGAACGGCGCTCCTACCATGCCGAGTCGGACGCGCTCGTCAACGCCAAGACCCGCGCGGCCCTGGCCCACGGCCTCGTGCCCATCGTGTGCGCCGGGGAGAAGCAGGCGGAGCGCGACGCGGGGGACGCCGAACGCGTCGTGCTCGCGCAGGTGCGGGGCGCACTCGAGGGCGTCGCCGTCGACGCTCCCGAACGCCTGGTGGTGGCCTACGAACCCGTGTGGGCCATCGGCACGGGCCGCACGGCCACGGCCGCGGACGCTGCCGCGATGGGGGCCGCCGTGCGGGCGGAGCTGGCCCGCCTCTACCCCTCCGCCGGCCAGCGGGTGCGCATCCTGTACGGCGGCAGCATGAAGCCGAGCAACGCCGCCGAGCTGCTGGCGCAACCCAACGTGGACGGCGGCCTCATCGGCGGCGCCAGCCTCGAACTGGACGACTACCTGAAGATCGCCGAGGCCTCGCTGTGA